Within Paenibacillus albicereus, the genomic segment GCGCTGCGCGCCGATACGTCCAAGGTCGTCCGCTGGAAAGCCTCGTCCGCGATCCCGCTGCTGGCGGGAGCGGAAGAGCTGTTCGACGGAGCGCCGACCTACGGCCTCGCGCTGCATGTGACCCGCAAGCATGACCATCCCGGCGAGAACGGCTCCGGCGGTCCGATGGACGCCAACATCTACCCGCTGCTGACAGGGGAGGACAAGGACGGCCGCGAGCGCTGCGCGCCGGTCGTGCTGCTCGAGAACACGAAGGGAGACTTTGCCGGCGGACGCTGGATCTTCGCCTGCCGCGAGGCTGGCGCCGGATTCTGGGCGGACGGCCGGGGCGCCGAGGCGCTGGCCGTCTGGGGCGGCTATGCCGCGCGCGGCGTGACGGAGTGGTGGCTGAAGCCGAACTATGCCTGCTACGAGCCGGGCGAGAAGCCGGTGCTGACGTTCCAGCGCCAGCGTCTGAGCGAGCGCGCCGACGGCGCCTGGCAGGTCCGCTACGAAGTGAGCCGCGAGTCCGCCGGAGAGCGCGAAATTGTCGCCGGCGGCGAGCTGGAGCTGACCTCGGGCGAGCTGGCCGATTATGAGCGCGTCGCGCTGCCGATAGCGGCGGAGCCGGGCTTCTACCGGGTCGAGGCCGAGCTGACGGCAGCCGGCAGCGGCGAGCGGCGGCGGCTCGTCCAGGGCTTCTGGGGACGGGACGATGCGCTGCTGCGAGAGGGCGGCATGCTCCAGGCCAACCGCGATTATTTCGTGAAGGATGGCCGCCCGCTGCCGATCGTCGGCATGACGTACATGACGAGCGACGTCGCCCGCAAGTACTTGCATCTGCCGAACGCGGCCGTCTGGGATCGCGACATGGCGCAGATGGCGAACGCCGGCATCAACTTGATCCGCACGGGCTTGTGGACGGCGCTGCGCAAGATGGCGTTCGTCGACGGCCATGTCAGCGAGGAGATGCTGCGCGCGGTCGACGCGCTCATCCTGACGGCGAAGCGCCACGGCCTCGAGCTCGTGTTCAACTTCTTCGCGTTCACGCCGGAGCTGTGGGAAGGGGAGAACCCCTACCTCGATCCGCGCAGCGTCGAGGCGCAGAAGCGCTTCCTGACGGCGGTCGTCTCCCGGCACAAGGACAGCGCGCACGTGCACTGGGACCTCATCAACGAGCCGACGATGTTCAATCCGGCGAAGCTGTGGAACGCGGCCAGCACGCTGCGCGACCGCTTCGAGATCGCCGCGTACCGCCAGTGGCTGCGGGAGCGCCACGTCGACATCGAACGCCTGCAGGAACGGTGGAACATGTCGCCGCTCGACCTGCCGTCGTTCGACAGCATCCTGCCTCCGCTGCCGGAGGACATCGGCTTCTCCACGACGGAGCTGGTCGAGAAGCGCAGCGGCCAGTGGCTCGACTACCTGCTGTTCTCGCAGGACATGCACAACCGCTGGGCGGCGGAGCTGCGCGCGGCGATCCAGGCGGTGCAGCCGAAGCAGCTCGTGACGGTCGGCCAGGACGAAGGCCTGCAGGCGCAGCGTCCGTCTCCGCTGTTCTACGAGCAGGCCGTCGACTACACGACGGTGCACTCTTGGTGGAAGAACGACCAGCTCGTGCTGGACGGCATCTTCGCCAAGACGCCGAACAAGCCGAACGTCATCCAGGAGACGGGGATCATGTACGTCGAGACGCCGGACGGCTTCGCCAAGCGCACGGAGGAGGAGCTGCGCGCGATCCTCGAGCGCAAGTACGCCTACGCCTTCTCCACCGGCGGAGCGGGCGCGGTCCAGTGGATCTGGAACATCAACTTCTACATGCACAACGTGAACGAGTCGCATATCGGCGCGCTGCGCGCCGACGGCACGGAGAAGCCGGAAGCGGACGTCTCGTACGACTTCGGGCGCTTCATCCGCGAATGCGGCCATCTGTTCGAGGATCGCAGGCTGGAGGAGGTCGCCGTCGTCTATCCGTACAGCAGCGACTTCTCGAACCGCTCCAGCGTCGAGGAAAGCACGTCGCGCCTGGCGCGCTCGCTGGCGCATCGGATGAACGTCCCGTTCCGCTCGCTCGGCGAGTACAGCCTGGATATCCTGAGCGATCCGTCGTACGAATCGCCGAAGCTCATCCTGCTGCCGTCCGCGCACGCGCTGAGCGACGAGGCGTTCGCCGCGCTGACGCAGTGGGCGGGGCGGACAGGCGGCACGCTGCTTGTCACCGGTCCGCTCTCGCTCGATGCCTACTGGCATCGTTCCGGCCGCGCCCATGGGCTGATCGGGGCGACCGCCGTCGGCAACGTCCGCCGCGAGGAGGCGCTGGAGCTGGACGGCGAGCTGCTGGCGGTCGGCTTCGGCGGCGATGGCATCGCGCGCCTGAGCAAGGAGTCGCCGCTCGGCGAGGACGGCAAGCCGGCCGCAGCGGCCAAGCTGCACGAGATCGCGCTCGGCAAGGGACGCCTGCTCTGGTGCCCGCTGCCGCTGGAGCTGGCCGAGAGCTGGATGCCGCTCGAGGCGGTCTACGACATCGCGCTGGAGGCGGCCGGAGTGGAGGCGGAGCTGCGCTGGGAGCAGGGCGGCGAGCTGGCCGGCGTCTACGGCCGCAAGCTTCAGTTCAAGGACGGAGCCGTATTCATCTTCGTCTCGGAGTATGCGCTTGACGCCGACGTCCGCGTCGTCGATCCGGCGACCGGCACGTCGTATTCGTTCCGTCTCGAGGCCGAGCGCTCCGTGCTGTTCGCCGCCGGCAAGGACGGCTCGCTCGTCAGCGTCTATCGCCCGGACGAGGTCCAGGTGGCGGTCCGCGCGGCCGCCCGGAGCTGAGCGGCGCTAGGAAAGGCTGAAGCGGGCTGAAGAGAGGGGCTGAGCCCTCGATGGAGGGCGGAGTCGATCCGCGAAGAGGAGCGGCCGCTCGCGGACCTGAATGCGCCTGCCACGGCGATGCAGCCGGCCCGCGAACGCAGCCAACATCAAAGGGGCAGCCCCGAGGTCCGTATCGGACCCCGGGGCTGCCCCTTTGATCATTCCTTATCCTTGTCCTTGTACTCTACGATCGGGCGGATCACCTGGGAGATGAGCCGGATCTTGTCGGGCGAGCAGCCCTCCAGCATCTCGATGATCTCGCCTCGCAAGAAATCCTGGGAGGAGCGGTTCGCGCCGCTCAGCAAATATTCCGGCGTCTCCTCAAGGACGACGCACAATTCGGAGAGACGGTCGAGATTGATCGGCGTCCGGCCTCGCTCGATCTTGCTGATGTAGGCGTTGGATACGTCAAGATGCTCGGCCAGCGCCTCCTGGGTCAAGCCCTTTTCCTCGCGGGCCTTGCGGATCCGCTTGCCGATTACGGAGTAGTCATAAGCCATATCGTCGATCACCCTAATCCAAACTATAGCAACGATGAACGCCGCCTTACATGGACTAGGATTCCAATTGAACCTATCATTCCATTCCTGGCATGCAGGAGCTTTTTGTATCCAGCCGCCCAGGCTCACTCCCGCATGCGGTCCAGGCCGTAGCCGCCGGAGACGAGCGTGCCGAGCACGCGCGCCACCTCGGACGCGAAGACGGGCTTGGCGATGAAGTCCTTCATGCCGGCTTCGAGGCACTTGTCGCGGTCGGCCTGGCGGACGAACGCCGTCACGGCTACGATCGCCGGCTGCCGCTCCGCCGGGATGCGGGCATGGATCGCCCGGCTCGCCTCCAGGCCGTCCATGACCGGCATCTGCAGATCCATGAAGACGATGTCGTAGCGGCTTTCCTCCAGCGCCTGGAGCGCTTCCTGGCCGTTGGAGGCGCTGTCGACGGAGCAGCCCATCTTGCCCAGGACGGCATTCAGCAGCATGCGGTTGACCTGGTTGTCGTCGACGACGAGCGCCCGAACGCCGCTGAAGCGGGCCGAAGCGGCGGGCCCGTCCGCCTCGAGCAGGCTCGTCTCGGACGTCTGGGCTTGCGCGTCGAGCCGCTCCTCCTGCTCGATCTCGAGGCGGATCAGCACGCGGAACGTCGAGCCGTCGCCCGGCGTGCTCTCCACGGCGATCGAGCCGTCCATCAGCTCCACGAGGCGGCGGCTGATCGCCAGGCCAAGTCCGGTGCCTCCGTACTTGCGGTTGAGGCCGGGATGCAGCTGCGAGAACGATTGGAAGAGCAAGTTCTGCTTGTCGAGCGGGATGCCGATGCCGGTGTCGCGCACCGCGAGCTCGAGCATGGCGGCGCCGCGGTCGCGTCCGAGCAGGCGCGCCGCCAGGCAGACCCGGCCCTCGTCCGTGAACTTGACGGCGTTGCCGACGAGATTGACGAGCACCTGCCGGATGCGGCCCTCATCGCCCAGCAGCGCCGGCGGAATCGACTCGTCCAGCCGCAGCTCCAGCCGCAGCCGCTTTTCCGCCGCGACGGCACCGAACAAATCCATGACCTCCGACGCCAGCTTCGGCATGGAGAAGCGTTCCTTTTCCAGTACCATCTTGCCCGCCTCGATCTTGCTGAAGTCGAGAATCTCGTTGAGCAGGCGCAGCAGCGACTCGCCGCTCTGGATAATCATGTCGGCGTAGCTCTGCTGCTCGTCGTCGAGCTCCGTGCCGGCCAGCAGGTCGGCCATGCCGAGGATGCCGTTCATCGGCGTGCGCAGCTCGTGGCTCATGATCGCGAGGAACTCCGACTTGGCGCGGTCCGCTTCCTCGGCGGATTCCTTGGCCCGGATGATCTCCTTCTCGTTCGTCATGTCCTGGAAGACGAGCACGGCGCCGCGATGCTCACCCCGGTCGTAGATCGGCGTGACGCGGAATTCCGCGAGGAAGCTCGATCCGTCCTTGCGCCACAGCAGCGCCTCCGGACTATGGTAGGACCGGCCTTCGCGCAGCGCCTGATGGATCGGCGACTCATGGCGCTTGTAGGGCGTTCCGTCGGCGCGCGTCTGCTCGATCAGGTCCAGATAGGAGCTGCTGCTCGATTCGGCGGCCGTCAGCCCGAGCATCGCCGTCGCCGCCGGATTGACGAACATCGTCCGCCCCTCGTTGTCCAGCCCGAGGATGCCTTCGGAGACCGCGTTGAGGATGAGCGTGTACTGATGGCTGAGCTTCTCGATCTGCTCGACGTAGCGCGCCCGCTCCGAGATATCGCTGGAGATGCCGTAGACGCCGACGACCTCGTCGTCCACGATGATCGGGATGTTGATCGTTTGGATGAGCAGGTCGTGGCCTTGCTTGTGGCGGATCTTGAGATCGTAGGACTGGGGCTGGCCCTGGCAGGCGAGTCCGAAATGATGAAGCGTCTTTTCGGCATATTCCTCCGGAACGATCGGTCCCCAGTTCATCCCGATCAGCTCGTCCAGCGAATAGCCGGTCAGCTTCTCGAGGTTCTCGTTGGCCGTCAGATAGTCGCCCTGCAGATTCATCGAGTAGACCGCCTGCGGGCTGTGCTCGAACAGCGACTTGTAGCGCTGCTCGCTTTCCTGCAGCTTCTGGCTGACGAGGATGCGCTCGGAGATGTCGCGCGAGAGGGCGACGATCTCCAGCGGCTCGCCTCTTCCGTCGCGGATGCAGCTGCATGTGACCTCCAGCCAGACGTAGGAGCCGTCCTTGCGGAGGAAGCGGTATTCCACCGTCTGCGAGCTGTCGGTGCGCAGCTGCTGCTCGATGTAGCCCTGCACCCGCTGCCGGTCGTCCGCATGCACGTACGGGAGGACGCCGCGCCCGAGCAGCTCCTCGGCCGTGTAGCCGAGCAGCTTCTCCACCGACGGGGAGAGGAAGGTGAACTCGACCTTCGGGTCTCCCTGGTGGCGCGTGATGAGGTCCGGAGACGTTTCGGTGATGAGGCGGTAGTTGCGCTCGCTCTCCAGCAGCTGGCGCTGCAGCTGGCGCTGCTCCGTGACGTCGCGCACGATGCCGATGAACCGCTCGGGCTTGCCCTGCTGGGTCAGCCTCGGCTCGCAGCGGACCTGGAACGTCTTGGCCGAGCCGTCGGGGAGGTCCAGGGCGTATTCCCATACTCTCTCGCCCGGAGGGTTGTCCTTGCCGAGGCGGAGGAACTCCTTCAGGCTGCGGTCGACCGGCCGGTCGACGAGGTTCAGCAGGTCGATGAGTGCGTCCTCGGGCGCCGCTTCCGCGGGCAGCAGATAGGCGAACATGCGCCTCGCGTCCTCGGAAAAGGTGATGAGGCTGCGGTCGATGTCCCATTCCCAGGCGCCGATCTTGGCGATGCGATGGACGGCGGCAAGCATTTCCTCGTATTTCTTCATGCCGGTGACGTCCCGTCCGAAGGTCAGGATCCGCTTGCGGCCGTCGGCGAGCCGGATTTCCCTGGAATAGGTCTCCATCCAGATGAAGCGGCCGTCCTTGTGGCGGACGCGGCGCACGAAGTTGCGGTCGGTATCGTACATCCGGCCCGGCGTCATCTCCTTGGCTTCCTGCTCATGATAGTAATCGCGCCGGCTGCGTCCGATCATCTCGCTCACGTCGTACCCGAGAATCTCCTTGATGGAAGGAGCGCAGTAAAGGATGATGCCCTCCGGGGTGCTGCAGGTGATGAGATCGAGCGTATGGTCGACGATCAGCTCGGCGATGTTCTCCTCGACGAGCGGCTCGCCGCTGGAAGCCCCGTCCTCGAGGACATGCAGCGCGACGCAGGCGCTGCCGCCGGAGGAGGCGTCCGTGAAGACGGCGCGGATCGGCAGCGAGCCGGCCCGCGCCGTCCGCAGCATCGCGCGCCGCTCGCAGGAGCCGCCGCTCATCGCGGCTGCGGCCGCCTCCGCGAGCGAGCCGTCCGGCAGGTCGACCATGCGCGAAGGAGAAGGAGGCGAGGCGCCTGCATCGTCGCCGTATCCGGTCAGGCGGAGAAAGGCCGCGTTCATGCCCTCCCACTGCATCGCCTCCGGATCGAGGAGGGCGACGGCGAAGGGCGAACGCTCGAGCGCCACGGCAGCCCGGTCGGGGCGGAGGGAATCTAGAGTCATAGGTTCAAAAGTCTCCTTCTCGGTTAAAACGGCAATGGGCAAATTGAGGTCATTTAACCTAGTATAATCGTTTTGCCGAACCCTTGAAACGGCTTTGTCATAGGATTGTCATAGCCGTCGCGGAGCGAAGGTTGTTAGCCATTTTGAAAACGGGCATAATGGAAGCGATGGGAAATTCATAGAGAGCGAAGGGGCGCGCACATGATCAACAACGACACCTTCCTCCGGGCTCTGCGGAGGGAGACGGCCGGCCATGTTCCGGTCTGGTACATGAGGCAGGCGGGACGCTACGATCCGGATTACCGCAAGATCAAGGAATCGTACAGCCTGCTCGAAATCTGCCGCCAGCCCGAGCTGGCCGCGGAAGTGACGCTCATGCCCGTGCGCAAGCTCGGCGTGGACGCAGCCATTTTATATTCCGACATCATGAACCCGGTCGCGTCGATCGGGATCGATTTCGATATCGTGGCCGGCACGGGGCCGGTCATCCACAACCCGATCCGCAGCGCGGAGGACGTGCGGCGGCTCAAGCCGATCGACGTCGAAGGCGATCTCGGGCATGTGCTGGAGACGATCCGCATCCTGGACCGCGAGCTGACGGTGCCGCTCAT encodes:
- a CDS encoding alpha-amylase family protein — translated: MATWLAFYDGGFPFPGVRPEQEQLGALSGSLTGAGELAERLDRERPDALLMLHGPYFPKAAWPAILSHLQRGGGLVTIGGIPLRIPVSGDGQGWKEELEQTNYHQAIGIHEALRADTSKVVRWKASSAIPLLAGAEELFDGAPTYGLALHVTRKHDHPGENGSGGPMDANIYPLLTGEDKDGRERCAPVVLLENTKGDFAGGRWIFACREAGAGFWADGRGAEALAVWGGYAARGVTEWWLKPNYACYEPGEKPVLTFQRQRLSERADGAWQVRYEVSRESAGEREIVAGGELELTSGELADYERVALPIAAEPGFYRVEAELTAAGSGERRRLVQGFWGRDDALLREGGMLQANRDYFVKDGRPLPIVGMTYMTSDVARKYLHLPNAAVWDRDMAQMANAGINLIRTGLWTALRKMAFVDGHVSEEMLRAVDALILTAKRHGLELVFNFFAFTPELWEGENPYLDPRSVEAQKRFLTAVVSRHKDSAHVHWDLINEPTMFNPAKLWNAASTLRDRFEIAAYRQWLRERHVDIERLQERWNMSPLDLPSFDSILPPLPEDIGFSTTELVEKRSGQWLDYLLFSQDMHNRWAAELRAAIQAVQPKQLVTVGQDEGLQAQRPSPLFYEQAVDYTTVHSWWKNDQLVLDGIFAKTPNKPNVIQETGIMYVETPDGFAKRTEEELRAILERKYAYAFSTGGAGAVQWIWNINFYMHNVNESHIGALRADGTEKPEADVSYDFGRFIRECGHLFEDRRLEEVAVVYPYSSDFSNRSSVEESTSRLARSLAHRMNVPFRSLGEYSLDILSDPSYESPKLILLPSAHALSDEAFAALTQWAGRTGGTLLVTGPLSLDAYWHRSGRAHGLIGATAVGNVRREEALELDGELLAVGFGGDGIARLSKESPLGEDGKPAAAAKLHEIALGKGRLLWCPLPLELAESWMPLEAVYDIALEAAGVEAELRWEQGGELAGVYGRKLQFKDGAVFIFVSEYALDADVRVVDPATGTSYSFRLEAERSVLFAAGKDGSLVSVYRPDEVQVAVRAAARS
- a CDS encoding helix-turn-helix domain-containing protein; translation: MAYDYSVIGKRIRKAREEKGLTQEALAEHLDVSNAYISKIERGRTPINLDRLSELCVVLEETPEYLLSGANRSSQDFLRGEIIEMLEGCSPDKIRLISQVIRPIVEYKDKDKE
- a CDS encoding PAS domain S-box protein is translated as MTLDSLRPDRAAVALERSPFAVALLDPEAMQWEGMNAAFLRLTGYGDDAGASPPSPSRMVDLPDGSLAEAAAAAMSGGSCERRAMLRTARAGSLPIRAVFTDASSGGSACVALHVLEDGASSGEPLVEENIAELIVDHTLDLITCSTPEGIILYCAPSIKEILGYDVSEMIGRSRRDYYHEQEAKEMTPGRMYDTDRNFVRRVRHKDGRFIWMETYSREIRLADGRKRILTFGRDVTGMKKYEEMLAAVHRIAKIGAWEWDIDRSLITFSEDARRMFAYLLPAEAAPEDALIDLLNLVDRPVDRSLKEFLRLGKDNPPGERVWEYALDLPDGSAKTFQVRCEPRLTQQGKPERFIGIVRDVTEQRQLQRQLLESERNYRLITETSPDLITRHQGDPKVEFTFLSPSVEKLLGYTAEELLGRGVLPYVHADDRQRVQGYIEQQLRTDSSQTVEYRFLRKDGSYVWLEVTCSCIRDGRGEPLEIVALSRDISERILVSQKLQESEQRYKSLFEHSPQAVYSMNLQGDYLTANENLEKLTGYSLDELIGMNWGPIVPEEYAEKTLHHFGLACQGQPQSYDLKIRHKQGHDLLIQTINIPIIVDDEVVGVYGISSDISERARYVEQIEKLSHQYTLILNAVSEGILGLDNEGRTMFVNPAATAMLGLTAAESSSSSYLDLIEQTRADGTPYKRHESPIHQALREGRSYHSPEALLWRKDGSSFLAEFRVTPIYDRGEHRGAVLVFQDMTNEKEIIRAKESAEEADRAKSEFLAIMSHELRTPMNGILGMADLLAGTELDDEQQSYADMIIQSGESLLRLLNEILDFSKIEAGKMVLEKERFSMPKLASEVMDLFGAVAAEKRLRLELRLDESIPPALLGDEGRIRQVLVNLVGNAVKFTDEGRVCLAARLLGRDRGAAMLELAVRDTGIGIPLDKQNLLFQSFSQLHPGLNRKYGGTGLGLAISRRLVELMDGSIAVESTPGDGSTFRVLIRLEIEQEERLDAQAQTSETSLLEADGPAASARFSGVRALVVDDNQVNRMLLNAVLGKMGCSVDSASNGQEALQALEESRYDIVFMDLQMPVMDGLEASRAIHARIPAERQPAIVAVTAFVRQADRDKCLEAGMKDFIAKPVFASEVARVLGTLVSGGYGLDRMRE